From one Candidatus Hydrogenedentota bacterium genomic stretch:
- a CDS encoding class I SAM-dependent methyltransferase → MEIHSGLPREGPGSNKSTRAAYALMKELPKDAAVLDIGCGPGMQTLELSALTEGPIIAVDTHAPYLDELNRRARAAGVAHRIETRNQSMFELDFPDASFDAIWSEGAIYFMGVENGLRAWRRFLKPRGYVAITELSWLKPRPPEPVRTFWETVYPAMADIETNLGRAHAAQYDIVGHFTLPDDDWWTHYYAPLEARVAALREKYHDDPEALRLLNEEEKEFEMFRAYSAWYGYVFYVMRASASS, encoded by the coding sequence ATGGAAATACACAGCGGTTTGCCTCGGGAAGGTCCGGGAAGCAACAAATCGACGCGTGCGGCCTATGCTCTGATGAAAGAGTTGCCTAAGGATGCCGCTGTCCTCGACATCGGGTGCGGTCCAGGCATGCAGACGCTGGAATTGTCTGCGCTCACAGAAGGCCCGATCATCGCGGTCGATACGCATGCGCCGTATCTTGACGAGTTGAACCGGCGTGCTCGCGCGGCAGGCGTGGCACATCGCATTGAGACGCGTAACCAGTCGATGTTCGAGTTGGATTTTCCCGACGCTTCGTTTGACGCGATCTGGTCCGAGGGAGCCATTTACTTCATGGGCGTCGAGAATGGACTGCGTGCGTGGCGGCGGTTCCTGAAGCCGCGCGGATACGTCGCGATCACGGAACTCTCTTGGTTAAAGCCCCGTCCACCAGAGCCAGTACGCACATTTTGGGAAACCGTTTACCCCGCCATGGCCGACATTGAAACAAACCTGGGGCGTGCCCACGCTGCCCAATACGACATCGTAGGTCACTTCACGTTGCCGGACGATGACTGGTGGACGCATTACTACGCGCCGCTCGAAGCGCGCGTCGCAGCCCTACGCGAGAAGTATCACGACGATCCCGAGGCCCTTCGGTTGCTCAATGAAGAGGAAAAGGAATTCGAGATGTTCAGGGCCTATTCGGCCTGGTACGGATATGTCTTCTACGTTATGAGGGCTTCCGCATCATCTTAA
- a CDS encoding helix-turn-helix domain-containing protein — MTQSNKLVRAKLSLLELGELLNNVSQACRTMGVSRQHFYDIKQAYEEGGIEALREQSRRKPNHRNRVAPEIEEAIVKVAEDFPAYGQVRAANELRQRGFSISAAGVRCVWMRHDLETFKKRLKRLEVKSAQEGVVFTEAQLQALERARKTRESDPDEVETHHPGYLISQDTMYVGYIKGVGRIYQQTVVDTFASVAFTKLYDSKTPLTAADVLNERVLPFFE, encoded by the coding sequence ATGACCCAATCCAACAAGCTCGTACGAGCCAAGCTGAGTCTACTCGAGTTAGGGGAACTGCTCAACAACGTATCCCAGGCATGCCGGACAATGGGGGTGTCTCGTCAGCACTTCTATGACATCAAGCAGGCGTACGAAGAAGGCGGTATCGAAGCCCTTCGCGAGCAGTCACGGCGAAAGCCGAATCATCGTAACCGCGTGGCCCCGGAAATCGAGGAGGCCATTGTGAAAGTAGCTGAAGACTTCCCCGCCTACGGCCAGGTGCGGGCGGCCAATGAGTTGCGCCAACGGGGCTTTTCCATCTCGGCCGCCGGCGTACGTTGCGTCTGGATGCGACACGACCTGGAGACTTTTAAGAAACGATTGAAGCGGCTCGAAGTAAAGTCGGCCCAGGAAGGCGTCGTGTTCACCGAGGCACAGCTGCAGGCGCTCGAACGAGCGCGGAAGACCCGTGAGAGCGACCCGGATGAGGTCGAAACGCACCACCCCGGTTACCTCATTTCCCAAGACACGATGTACGTGGGCTATATCAAGGGTGTGGGCCGTATTTACCAACAGACGGTGGTTGACACCTTCGCGTCAGTCGCATTCACCAAGCTGTACGACTCCAAGACACCGCTGACGGCCGCGGACGTGTTAAACGAACGGGTCCTGCCCTTCTTCGAGG
- a CDS encoding cellulase family glycosylhydrolase: MRIAIASSFLIALVAALGCGKSVQPTPDVPPPTEKPVVVPETTTQEATPQPPPVAVIPPKRSPFVSVKDGAFIDSEGRQLLLHGMAVISKDPKENYQSWHGPEDFAQMRRWGMNCIRLGIIWDGLEPEPGKFDEEYLKKVDQRIEWARDNKLYVFLDMHQDLFSVKYSDGAPEWATLDEGLPHTTGAVWSDSYQLSAAVKKSFDNFWANKPGPDGVGVQERFALAWQHVAKRYADNPTVIGYDLFNEPNEGSGIPDLQILMASAFAEAMAAKDGTKPDVLSVASKWMDPKGRSELMTRLQDIDIFTKVVDAPQEAVQAFERAHVVPMFQRVANAIREVDTNHILFLETLMACNMGIRTGLEPLMGPDGQRDPLQAYAPHGYDIVVDTPDLTNASNERVKLIFDRHAESGKRLNMPVLIGEWGAYGGAGPAIVPTAEFTVREFERHGFSDTFWEYGRYVKDAAYLPALHRAIPLHVAGSLVSYGKDPGAGSFLFVWNEDPAITAPTQIFMPEDEKIDSWDISGGPSVSPEFDQNEKTMFIVPPQGKAAEVQLKMMRKPS; this comes from the coding sequence ATGAGAATAGCAATTGCCAGCAGTTTCCTAATCGCGCTCGTGGCAGCGCTGGGATGCGGAAAGTCCGTTCAGCCGACTCCGGATGTCCCTCCGCCCACGGAAAAGCCTGTTGTCGTACCCGAAACGACGACACAGGAGGCAACACCACAGCCACCACCCGTTGCAGTCATTCCGCCGAAGAGGTCGCCGTTCGTGTCGGTTAAAGATGGCGCCTTTATCGATTCCGAAGGCCGTCAACTGCTATTGCACGGTATGGCCGTGATCAGCAAGGACCCCAAGGAGAACTACCAAAGCTGGCACGGCCCGGAAGACTTCGCGCAGATGCGCCGTTGGGGGATGAACTGCATCCGGCTTGGAATCATCTGGGACGGCTTGGAACCGGAGCCCGGCAAATTCGATGAGGAATACCTCAAGAAGGTGGATCAGCGTATCGAGTGGGCGCGCGACAACAAGCTCTATGTCTTTCTCGACATGCACCAGGACTTGTTCAGCGTGAAGTACAGTGATGGCGCGCCGGAATGGGCCACGTTGGATGAAGGTCTGCCGCATACCACCGGCGCCGTGTGGAGCGACTCCTATCAACTGAGTGCCGCGGTGAAGAAGTCCTTCGACAACTTCTGGGCGAACAAACCCGGCCCGGACGGCGTCGGAGTTCAGGAGCGGTTTGCGCTGGCGTGGCAACACGTGGCGAAACGCTATGCGGACAATCCGACGGTGATCGGTTATGACCTCTTCAACGAACCCAACGAAGGTAGCGGCATACCGGATCTTCAGATCCTGATGGCCTCGGCTTTTGCAGAAGCCATGGCCGCAAAGGATGGTACGAAGCCAGACGTCCTGAGTGTCGCCTCCAAGTGGATGGACCCGAAAGGGCGCAGCGAATTAATGACGCGCCTGCAGGACATCGACATCTTCACAAAGGTCGTCGATGCGCCGCAGGAAGCGGTTCAAGCATTTGAGCGCGCACACGTGGTGCCGATGTTTCAGCGGGTCGCGAACGCGATACGCGAAGTCGACACGAATCACATTTTGTTTCTCGAGACTCTTATGGCATGCAACATGGGCATTCGTACCGGACTCGAACCGCTGATGGGACCGGACGGCCAGCGCGATCCGCTGCAAGCCTACGCGCCGCACGGCTACGACATCGTGGTAGACACGCCGGATTTGACGAACGCGTCGAACGAGCGCGTGAAACTCATCTTCGACCGGCACGCAGAGTCGGGCAAGCGACTGAATATGCCCGTTCTCATCGGCGAATGGGGCGCTTACGGCGGCGCCGGTCCAGCAATCGTTCCCACTGCCGAATTCACGGTTCGCGAGTTCGAGCGCCATGGATTCAGCGACACGTTCTGGGAGTACGGCCGATACGTCAAAGATGCGGCATATCTTCCTGCGCTGCACCGCGCTATTCCATTGCACGTGGCAGGGTCGCTGGTTTCCTATGGGAAAGACCCCGGAGCCGGATCGTTCCTCTTCGTATGGAACGAAGACCCGGCCATCACGGCACCCACGCAGATCTTCATGCCCGAAGATGAGAAGATCGACTCCTGGGACATTTCCGGCGGCCCATCTGTCTCTCCCGAGTTCGACCAGAACGAGAAAACGATGTTTATCGTGCCTCCGCAAGGGAAAGCGGCCGAAGTGCAGCTTAAGATGATGCGGAAGCCCTCATAA
- a CDS encoding sigma-70 family RNA polymerase sigma factor, translating to MAPFTSSESSALAASQRGDRSAYGLLVEKYKHLVCAVTYGTTGDMHASEDLAQETFVAAWTHLDRLRDPSAFRSWLCGIARNVGLTWLRKRQRDVLTKTAALETGRGVADPSPTPREAAIKREHEAVVWHALEKIPEGFRIPLILYYREGRSVEEVAKTLGMSDAAVRQRLHRGREFLRAQVAEVVEASLSRTRPGSGFTAGVLAAIAAIPVGTMAKAGAATVGAGIVKSLLGVLTTRGPLTAGIWASAAGGVAVLLVLLSGWNAGVQSEPEPLADSVTESSSAVEVDTKTSPSPPVEHAKPERDVTEEATPAATAVDPVSAPETSPALKAIVVHPPDSPIHEWDGPLRHTGRKGEIIGQILTLNDEPAGGAEVMFHTWRGPRVAIAGKTRSNADGWFSIDLPPGKYSLAAQWQGMAGIDGGCSAPIVVAEGSTLYTQTRVEPGLSVKGIVVDDATGIPLAGVIVVSSGGQALRTDAAGRFEFKALHRNYDNTLAVVDDAWYCYSHAFAGGTSAVALELRARAAGTIRGRVTGSGGKPMPGVPVKLALSGSGFQLSNCLAITDRHGAYTISGVDTEHSRLPVMARSNGYRQVDGTAWASFDSGSRTAVIDIQLRRDPSAKYEEDVPTFMNAYAGPSDEPVEAVEETAEEVVMPSSEGNWITGSVVDNEGEPLSCVTVVSNEARAMTNAMGEFRLEGLTEDGRIKVRAISRGDTGPGGTLAELQVNRGNQRIVVQTPECEVVGQVLDKVTHKPIQRFWIKISHSTDTSPMDFRVYGEEVLVNSEDGTFQLGDIQAKAGVHGRLTVRADGYSLATVPRVRLHSVGNSGMDSPRIELTASPMPGGFNGVIVDRATGVPLDGARISINEADGVAAGTFPYSFPFSGWDSTVTNFPGSQHATTDAQGVFSFPDWADSKGWVAVECTGYGRYWLHDVPFSTPFRLEMEPQAVLTGSVATPVDPNGLGGGVTIFWMDGNEAIWNECVPINDDGTFYCDRLAPGRYMVHSYGLQIWHKENITLKAGERREIHW from the coding sequence ATGGCCCCATTCACCTCATCCGAATCGTCGGCATTGGCGGCGTCGCAACGCGGCGATCGCAGCGCATACGGACTGCTTGTTGAGAAGTACAAACATCTGGTGTGCGCGGTCACCTACGGCACGACGGGCGACATGCACGCGAGCGAAGACCTTGCCCAAGAGACCTTTGTCGCCGCGTGGACACATCTTGATCGGCTGCGCGACCCCAGCGCATTTCGTTCGTGGCTCTGCGGGATTGCGCGTAACGTTGGCCTGACGTGGCTCCGGAAACGGCAGAGGGACGTTCTCACGAAGACCGCCGCGCTCGAAACAGGGCGAGGCGTGGCCGATCCCAGTCCGACGCCGCGAGAAGCGGCAATTAAGCGCGAACACGAGGCTGTTGTCTGGCATGCGCTGGAGAAGATCCCCGAAGGCTTCCGCATACCGCTCATCCTCTACTACCGGGAAGGCCGGTCGGTAGAGGAGGTGGCCAAGACCTTGGGGATGTCCGACGCGGCAGTGCGCCAACGGCTGCATCGGGGCCGTGAATTCCTGCGCGCGCAAGTCGCGGAAGTCGTCGAGGCGTCGCTATCTCGCACGCGTCCGGGTTCAGGATTCACGGCGGGCGTCTTGGCGGCAATAGCCGCGATACCCGTGGGCACGATGGCCAAGGCGGGAGCGGCCACCGTCGGGGCGGGAATCGTGAAGAGTCTGTTGGGAGTGCTCACCACGCGTGGTCCGCTAACCGCGGGGATTTGGGCAAGCGCAGCCGGCGGCGTGGCCGTACTGTTGGTGCTGTTGTCGGGGTGGAATGCGGGCGTTCAGTCCGAACCGGAACCACTGGCAGATTCGGTTACCGAGTCAAGCAGCGCGGTAGAAGTCGATACGAAGACGTCCCCTTCACCGCCCGTCGAGCATGCAAAACCGGAGCGTGATGTCACTGAGGAGGCAACTCCGGCGGCAACGGCGGTAGATCCGGTGTCCGCACCCGAAACGTCTCCAGCCTTGAAAGCGATTGTGGTTCATCCTCCGGACAGCCCGATACACGAGTGGGACGGCCCGCTTCGTCATACCGGCCGGAAGGGTGAGATTATTGGACAGATTCTTACGTTGAATGATGAACCCGCCGGCGGCGCCGAGGTCATGTTCCACACATGGCGCGGGCCGCGTGTTGCTATTGCAGGGAAGACGCGCAGCAACGCGGACGGCTGGTTCAGCATTGACCTGCCTCCCGGAAAGTATAGTCTCGCTGCGCAGTGGCAAGGTATGGCTGGAATCGATGGCGGTTGCAGCGCGCCGATCGTGGTAGCGGAGGGCAGTACCCTTTACACGCAAACGCGGGTCGAGCCTGGGCTTTCGGTGAAAGGCATTGTGGTCGATGACGCCACGGGGATTCCGCTCGCGGGGGTCATCGTGGTCTCAAGCGGGGGCCAGGCGCTTCGCACGGACGCTGCGGGAAGGTTTGAATTCAAAGCCCTTCACCGGAACTATGACAATACGCTCGCGGTCGTGGACGACGCCTGGTACTGCTATTCGCATGCGTTCGCTGGCGGTACAAGCGCCGTTGCTCTTGAGCTGCGCGCCCGCGCGGCGGGGACTATTCGTGGCCGAGTGACGGGAAGCGGGGGAAAGCCGATGCCGGGAGTGCCCGTGAAGCTGGCCTTGTCGGGATCGGGTTTCCAGCTATCGAACTGTCTCGCGATAACGGACCGTCATGGTGCCTACACAATCTCGGGAGTCGATACGGAGCACTCTCGTTTGCCCGTCATGGCGCGCAGCAACGGGTATCGGCAAGTCGACGGGACCGCGTGGGCAAGTTTTGATTCGGGAAGCCGTACTGCGGTCATCGATATTCAGCTGCGACGAGATCCTTCCGCCAAGTACGAAGAAGATGTCCCCACGTTTATGAATGCCTACGCGGGGCCTTCAGACGAACCGGTGGAAGCGGTCGAGGAAACCGCCGAAGAGGTAGTCATGCCGTCGTCCGAAGGCAATTGGATAACGGGAAGCGTGGTAGACAATGAAGGCGAGCCCTTGTCGTGCGTCACGGTGGTTTCGAATGAGGCGCGCGCAATGACGAATGCTATGGGTGAGTTCCGGCTTGAGGGATTGACTGAGGATGGCCGCATCAAGGTCCGCGCCATTTCTCGCGGCGATACGGGCCCTGGCGGCACACTCGCGGAGTTGCAGGTTAACCGCGGCAATCAGCGCATCGTCGTTCAAACACCCGAATGCGAGGTGGTTGGACAGGTCCTGGACAAGGTCACGCACAAGCCCATTCAACGATTCTGGATCAAGATTAGCCATTCAACGGACACAAGCCCGATGGACTTCCGAGTTTATGGTGAAGAAGTGCTGGTCAATTCAGAAGACGGCACGTTCCAACTCGGCGACATTCAGGCGAAGGCGGGTGTTCACGGGAGGCTTACGGTACGCGCGGACGGATACTCGCTGGCGACTGTTCCGCGCGTGAGACTGCATTCCGTGGGCAACTCAGGCATGGACAGCCCGCGTATCGAATTGACAGCCTCGCCGATGCCGGGTGGATTCAATGGCGTGATTGTGGACAGGGCGACCGGCGTGCCGTTGGACGGTGCGCGGATCTCCATCAATGAGGCCGACGGTGTTGCAGCCGGGACGTTTCCGTACTCGTTTCCGTTCTCCGGTTGGGACAGTACCGTCACGAATTTCCCTGGGTCGCAGCACGCCACAACTGACGCGCAAGGCGTGTTTTCGTTCCCCGATTGGGCTGATAGCAAAGGCTGGGTTGCCGTCGAATGCACGGGGTACGGCCGGTACTGGCTTCACGATGTACCTTTCTCCACGCCGTTCAGACTGGAGATGGAACCGCAGGCGGTGTTGACGGGAAGCGTTGCCACGCCGGTCGATCCGAATGGGTTGGGGGGCGGCGTTACTATTTTCTGGATGGATGGCAACGAGGCCATTTGGAATGAATGTGTTCCAATCAACGACGACGGTACGTTTTATTGCGATAGACTTGCACCAGGGCGGTACATGGTGCATTCGTACGGCCTCCAGATCTGGCATAAGGAGAACATCACGTTGAAGGCCGGCGAACGGCGCGAGATTCATTGGTAG
- a CDS encoding right-handed parallel beta-helix repeat-containing protein, translated as MRILVAAMLIGACSAWAVELHVASTGNDANTGTADSPFATLARAREAVRALRQNGALPDGGVTVSIHGGEYRLTESFMLGSEDSGQGADRPVTYRAVPGETVRFTGGAIIPAEAFAPLTDNAILDRMDDAAKTPTLCVDLKALGITNLGAMPDNFVEPPNVPELFFDDARMTLARWPNGDWAHIARVVESGPAPWRNVTSDKPGIFEYEGDRPVRWKNAPGVWLLGYWCFDWASETIKVASIDTEKRQITLGFNHVYGIGGGNPAPRRFCAINLLEELDQPGEYYIDRENARLYFWPPKPLTGARVVLSTLTTPMIVMKDASHITVQGVTLETSCMRGIEISGGRENRIAACTIRNMGLDGIAVDGGEKHQIVGCDLFDLGTAGISLGGGDRKTLTPCGHEAINNHIYQVSRRRRTHAFPVHISGVGVRIAHNLIHDTPHQAIGLGGNDHIIELNEIYNSGLESDDCGAFYMGRNPSERGNEIRFNYWHDTGSAMSHGSCAVYFDDGTGGQKVFGNVFYRAAGGSFGAVFIHGGHDNVVENNVFVECKRAMGHVPWDDKGWNEWLGGDLWRTRLLEEVDITKPPYIERYPQLQGFMDQTPKMRVNRATRNLIYRCEDEASGNWSLSNNWIAQEDPGFVDAATQNFQLRDGAPVFEHIKGFEKIPFDTIGLYKDEFRTELAVR; from the coding sequence ATGCGAATACTGGTTGCCGCAATGCTGATTGGCGCGTGCAGCGCGTGGGCCGTGGAACTGCACGTGGCCTCTACGGGGAACGACGCAAACACGGGAACGGCGGATTCGCCGTTCGCCACACTGGCGCGAGCCCGCGAAGCCGTGCGAGCACTGCGGCAGAACGGTGCACTTCCCGACGGGGGAGTGACCGTCTCCATTCACGGAGGTGAGTACCGTTTAACCGAGAGCTTCATGCTGGGCAGTGAAGACAGCGGACAGGGTGCAGATCGGCCCGTGACCTATCGGGCCGTTCCCGGAGAAACGGTACGTTTCACCGGCGGTGCGATCATTCCCGCGGAGGCCTTTGCCCCGCTGACAGACAACGCGATCCTGGATCGCATGGATGACGCGGCGAAGACTCCCACGCTCTGCGTGGACCTGAAGGCCTTGGGCATTACGAACCTCGGTGCGATGCCCGACAATTTTGTTGAGCCGCCAAATGTGCCAGAGCTGTTCTTTGACGACGCGCGGATGACGCTTGCCCGTTGGCCCAACGGCGACTGGGCGCACATTGCGCGCGTCGTCGAGAGTGGTCCCGCGCCCTGGCGAAACGTAACCTCCGACAAACCGGGTATCTTCGAATACGAAGGCGATCGTCCCGTACGCTGGAAGAACGCGCCGGGCGTGTGGCTGCTCGGCTATTGGTGCTTCGACTGGGCCAGCGAGACGATTAAAGTCGCGTCCATCGACACGGAAAAGCGCCAGATCACGCTGGGCTTCAACCACGTCTACGGAATTGGCGGTGGCAATCCCGCGCCGAGACGTTTCTGCGCCATTAATCTGCTCGAAGAACTCGACCAACCCGGCGAGTATTACATCGACCGTGAAAACGCACGCCTGTACTTTTGGCCGCCCAAACCCTTAACCGGCGCCCGTGTTGTCCTATCGACGCTCACGACGCCGATGATTGTCATGAAGGACGCCTCGCACATCACGGTCCAAGGGGTGACGTTGGAGACCAGTTGCATGCGCGGCATCGAGATCTCCGGCGGCCGCGAAAACCGTATTGCCGCGTGCACAATACGCAACATGGGCCTCGACGGCATTGCAGTGGACGGCGGCGAGAAGCACCAAATTGTCGGGTGCGATCTCTTCGACCTTGGCACGGCGGGCATCAGCCTCGGCGGCGGAGACCGTAAGACCCTGACGCCGTGCGGCCACGAGGCGATCAATAACCACATCTATCAAGTCTCGCGCCGTAGACGGACGCATGCGTTTCCCGTCCACATATCAGGCGTTGGCGTACGCATCGCGCACAATCTGATCCACGACACCCCGCACCAAGCCATCGGCCTTGGCGGCAACGATCACATTATCGAGCTGAACGAGATCTACAACTCGGGTCTGGAGAGCGACGATTGCGGCGCCTTCTACATGGGCCGCAATCCCTCCGAGCGCGGCAACGAAATTCGCTTCAACTACTGGCACGATACCGGCAGCGCCATGAGCCACGGCAGTTGCGCGGTGTATTTCGACGACGGCACCGGCGGCCAGAAGGTATTTGGCAATGTGTTCTACCGCGCCGCAGGCGGCTCTTTTGGCGCGGTGTTCATTCACGGCGGCCACGACAATGTCGTCGAGAACAATGTGTTCGTCGAGTGCAAACGCGCCATGGGACATGTACCTTGGGACGACAAGGGGTGGAACGAGTGGCTCGGCGGCGATTTGTGGCGCACGCGCCTGCTTGAAGAAGTGGACATCACCAAACCTCCCTACATCGAGCGTTATCCCCAATTGCAGGGATTCATGGACCAGACTCCGAAGATGCGCGTGAATCGCGCAACACGTAACCTCATTTACAGGTGCGAAGATGAGGCATCGGGCAACTGGAGCCTGTCGAACAACTGGATTGCGCAGGAAGATCCGGGATTCGTGGATGCCGCGACGCAAAACTTTCAATTGCGCGACGGTGCGCCCGTATTTGAACATATTAAAGGTTTCGAGAAGATCCCCTTCGATACTATTGGCTTGTATAAGGACGAGTTCAGAACGGAATTAGCGGTCCGCTGA
- a CDS encoding DUF418 domain-containing protein produces MERDRASVVSGKRARVLGLDVARAVAIFGMVFVNYKNAMNARGGGPSWLLLLLDRFDGRASVTFVTLAGMGAILLSEQARESNDPALRSAARARVFKRAVFIFVLGLGLFRVWPGDILHFYGLYMATGALLIYAPTYVYPLLALAALAISIPMRFSLDHGAGYGPDHMWYLDFWSLAGFPRNLFYNGFHPYFPWIGFYLLGMWLARRILGNPERRARYLAVSVSVALAAEFGMRGWEQMLWRMTSYAPALRQSIMKWHAVMPSVFNFTASQATAISVILICLIICERRPDSRTVRALANTGQLALTHYLGHIILVLGPLLIFNQLEYIHPRLYSVAFALAYFAAAVLFSVAWRSRHAQGPLEWIMRRTAG; encoded by the coding sequence GTGGAACGTGATCGAGCCTCGGTTGTTTCCGGCAAACGCGCACGGGTTCTGGGACTGGACGTTGCGCGCGCCGTTGCCATCTTCGGAATGGTCTTTGTCAACTATAAGAACGCCATGAACGCGCGCGGAGGCGGCCCGAGTTGGCTGCTTCTGCTACTGGACCGGTTCGACGGACGCGCCTCGGTCACGTTCGTAACGCTCGCCGGCATGGGGGCCATCCTGCTCTCCGAACAGGCGCGCGAATCGAACGACCCCGCCCTTCGCAGTGCCGCGCGTGCGCGCGTATTCAAGCGCGCGGTGTTCATCTTCGTGCTGGGATTGGGACTGTTCCGGGTCTGGCCAGGGGACATCCTGCACTTCTACGGACTCTACATGGCCACTGGAGCACTGCTGATTTACGCCCCCACGTACGTGTATCCCTTGCTTGCGCTTGCAGCACTTGCGATTTCGATTCCAATGCGTTTCTCGCTGGATCACGGTGCGGGATACGGCCCCGACCACATGTGGTATCTGGATTTCTGGTCCCTCGCGGGCTTCCCGCGTAATTTGTTCTACAACGGCTTCCACCCCTACTTCCCCTGGATAGGGTTCTACCTTCTGGGAATGTGGCTCGCGCGCCGTATTCTTGGGAATCCCGAGCGTCGCGCCCGCTACCTGGCAGTTTCCGTTAGTGTGGCCTTGGCTGCGGAGTTCGGAATGCGAGGGTGGGAGCAAATGCTCTGGCGCATGACCTCGTATGCGCCCGCGCTGCGGCAATCGATTATGAAATGGCATGCAGTCATGCCAAGTGTGTTCAATTTCACTGCCTCACAGGCCACAGCCATTTCGGTCATTCTCATCTGTCTCATAATCTGCGAACGCCGTCCGGACTCAAGAACCGTTCGCGCACTCGCCAACACGGGGCAACTCGCGTTGACTCATTATTTGGGTCATATCATCCTTGTGTTGGGACCGCTGCTCATCTTCAATCAGCTCGAATACATCCATCCGCGCCTCTACTCTGTCGCATTCGCGCTTGCATACTTCGCCGCCGCCGTACTCTTCTCCGTGGCGTGGCGGTCGCGCCATGCCCAGGGTCCTTTGGAATGGATCATGCGCCGGACGGCGGGATAG
- a CDS encoding LamG domain-containing protein, whose translation MMRYALVFVIGTGLVWSARAAEPIAHWPLVADGQDASPNARHAVNHGAVFDSPSPDGTRAARFDGRAAYLEVPSEHAPALGTGDFTISAWVCTEASLDDGLGDIVGMYDAAARRGLNFGILAATGVTNSQPNYRTVYAGIDNAQSEPQWTDCGRPGNAIFIFGMAVHEGQLYAATCEPGEKESGHVYRYDGGTQWIDCGSPDKSNAVASLAVYDGHLYAGTGWYDTTGSSLGASPNTTPGGKVYRYDGDTKWTFCGVLSNPETGEAATMGGMGVYKGKLYATTLKQPGFGLYRYEGGTSWTYCGNPGRRVLNPCTFNGKLYMVSYDQPGGPFTYDGTDWAYVGGTIDPPIYQDYSFTVYEGRLHVSTWPQAYVYKMDEKGVFTPRGRTAEELETMGMMAYNGKLYVGTLPSAQVFRLDGENTWTPFGQPLDTTDTKYRRAWSMAVYKGKLFCGVLPTGRVFSIEAGRNVTCDTALEPGWRNVSVVRKGGSLSLYIDGKLVSTSAPFDPAQYDLSNGQPFRIGFGAADYFNGWIKDVRVYNEAVVPDAKPALN comes from the coding sequence ATGATGCGGTACGCGCTTGTCTTTGTGATCGGAACCGGCCTTGTATGGTCGGCACGCGCCGCTGAACCCATTGCGCATTGGCCGCTTGTCGCGGATGGGCAGGACGCTTCCCCCAACGCACGGCACGCCGTGAACCACGGCGCCGTGTTTGACTCGCCCTCTCCGGACGGCACACGCGCCGCACGCTTTGATGGCCGCGCCGCGTATCTCGAAGTGCCAAGCGAGCATGCCCCCGCGTTGGGCACGGGTGACTTCACGATCTCCGCGTGGGTGTGCACGGAAGCCTCGTTGGACGACGGGCTCGGCGATATCGTCGGCATGTACGACGCCGCCGCGCGGCGCGGACTCAACTTCGGTATTCTCGCGGCGACCGGCGTGACCAATTCGCAGCCCAATTACCGGACGGTCTACGCGGGCATCGACAACGCGCAATCGGAGCCGCAGTGGACCGATTGCGGGCGGCCCGGCAACGCGATCTTCATCTTCGGCATGGCCGTGCACGAAGGGCAGTTGTACGCGGCAACCTGCGAGCCCGGCGAGAAGGAATCGGGCCATGTGTACCGGTACGACGGCGGCACGCAGTGGATTGATTGCGGCAGCCCGGACAAGAGCAACGCCGTGGCATCGCTCGCGGTGTACGACGGCCATCTCTATGCGGGCACCGGTTGGTATGACACGACCGGTTCCTCGCTCGGTGCGTCGCCCAACACCACGCCGGGCGGCAAAGTCTATCGTTACGATGGCGACACGAAGTGGACGTTCTGCGGCGTGCTCTCGAACCCAGAAACCGGCGAAGCCGCCACAATGGGCGGCATGGGCGTATACAAGGGCAAGCTGTACGCAACGACGCTCAAGCAACCCGGATTCGGATTGTACCGGTACGAAGGCGGCACTTCGTGGACCTACTGCGGCAATCCGGGCCGGCGCGTGCTGAATCCGTGCACGTTCAACGGCAAGCTGTACATGGTCTCCTACGATCAGCCCGGCGGCCCTTTCACGTATGACGGAACCGACTGGGCGTATGTGGGCGGCACCATCGATCCGCCGATTTACCAGGACTACTCGTTCACCGTCTACGAAGGGCGCCTGCACGTATCCACGTGGCCGCAAGCGTACGTCTACAAGATGGACGAGAAGGGCGTGTTCACGCCGCGCGGACGCACCGCCGAGGAACTCGAAACGATGGGCATGATGGCCTACAACGGCAAGCTCTACGTGGGCACGCTGCCTTCGGCGCAGGTCTTCCGCCTGGATGGCGAAAACACGTGGACGCCTTTCGGTCAGCCGCTTGATACCACCGACACGAAGTACCGCCGCGCATGGTCGATGGCGGTCTATAAAGGCAAGCTGTTCTGCGGCGTGTTGCCGACAGGCAGAGTCTTCAGCATCGAAGCCGGCCGCAACGTCACGTGCGACACCGCCCTGGAGCCGGGTTGGCGTAACGTAAGCGTCGTGCGCAAGGGTGGCAGCCTAAGTTTGTACATAGACGGCAAGCTGGTATCCACCAGCGCGCCGTTCGATCCCGCGCAATACGACCTGTCGAACGGCCAGCCATTCCGGATTGGTTTTGGCGCCGCCGACTACTTCAACGGCTGGATCAAGGATGTCCGCGTCTACAACGAAGCCGTCGTTCCCGATGCAAAGCCCGCGTTGAATTGA